The Nicotiana tomentosiformis chromosome 9, ASM39032v3, whole genome shotgun sequence genome contains the following window.
gaattgtgtcatttgcttctccatggttatggttatgcaccttgggtacttgatgtcgagtTTCGCGCGGTTATTCATTTTGAACAgagtggcttgaggtatttcatatggaccagtgtttgaatggggtcacgcattgcagcggagtcaTGTTGAGATATgaacctttgtgttagattcatgtgttatggttctacggtgtgtgatggtttttagcattgcgttgtggcagtatttgttgagcttgcgggacggtcctctcgtttgagtcatttttccatgtttgagtacatttgaattgttacatattggtgcacggattacaCGGTTTGTGACTCTGGGTagcattggtgtggcatgtcaatagagtagctggtatttggTAAGATGAGCTCGTCAGATCTAGGATGGGTACCATcagatttgattgcggtatatttggaaggatagtATCGGATGTCGGCTTAGAAATTGCTATAGTTATTGCCGAAAGAGTGGGGGCTCCGTGACGTGTTGATCTTATGAATGGCTATGAGttatgcatgtttctttcatcgtcggcagtgtacgaaggctTTAAAACGATATTTTATTTGATATTAAGTTTATTTCCGATAtttggttgttttgagcagctactatgaTCGGAAATTTTTCTACGAGTATGCGAGTGGTGTGGTGTGTCATGTGaatacatcttgggttatggatatggcttgatacaactttttcagacttatacagtgtgtagatgcgagattttgATCTTATAGAatattctggatgttggaaattggattctaaggctcaTGGGCTAGGTCGAATTAaggaatttcagttatgttgtgttatcataCCTATATAGGATAGGGTGACTTGGGATatccccgggtatgtgcgtggtaaggttacACAACGGTTTCGCGGCTTTGGAACTATTCTAGGAACATTCGAGGGTgagcgtatgtttaagtgggggaggatgtttCGATCCAGAcagttattttgagcatttggacTTTTCTCGATAGTTTACGGGCATGTATAGCgctgtatgatatattatgacttatgtgaattgtcgattttggctttcaggttattcaaaatttatttggaagaatgattctcaactagaaagctttatattggaagagttgaccaagtttgattttttagcatttgacctcggattggagttttgattgttctattagctccgttgggtgattttgcactttggagcgcatccggattgtgatttggaggtctgtagttgaatttgacttgatatggcaaaagttggatttttggaatgtttgacctggagtggactttttgatatcagattcggattgtgattccaggaattggaatagtttcgttatgtcatttgggacttgggtgcaaaattttagttcattatgggttgatttgctatgtttcggcacgagttatggaagttgaaaagttcaaagttcatcaagtttgaattgaggtgcgattcgttgttACGATACTGTTATGTATGTTTTtaggcctcaagtaggttcgtattatgttatggaacttgttagaATGTTCGtacgtggtcccgaggggctcggcaTTTTTTGAATTGATTTCGGGctatttttcttcatgttttcattGCTGGTGTGTTTTGGTGTCTAGTGTCGCATTTCTTCACCGCGATCGCGGAGTGAGGTGGGAGTTATAACTGGAGGCCTTTCTTAATCGCGTTCGCATAGTTGGAACCGTGTTCGCGTAGCTCCGTCTCCTGTGTGTATCATGTTCGCGAGGCTTGTGCCGCGAAGGCGTAGAGTATTTTGGTGGCATTATGTTTTTTGGTCATCGCGAACACAATGGTTTTCCCGTGTTTGCGTAAGAGGGATGCCTCGGCAAATTATAAAGTACTTTATTTCGAGGGTTTCAGctatttttacatttttggagttgtggagctcggattgaggcgattcttgaagaaaTTTTCACAGTGTGAACTGGGGTttgtgttctctactcattttttattttatatcacgaatctatcttcattttcggCATTTCATTGAGGGttccaaaagagaaattgggggtttttgcctaaggtttcataatgtgaattttcgagttttgaacatcgatttggagacagatttaagtgaaactagtatgtCTGGACTCGTGatttaatgggttgtcggattttatgatttttgtcgggttccgaggtgtggtaCCAGGGTGGACTTTTTGGTCAATTTTTGGGCTTTGATTACAGATTCGacttttatcgattgggtttgtttcctttggcattatttgatgtatttgagttgcttttggctagttttgggccgttcggaggtcggtacgagcgagatgacatttttggagcatcgcttggctcgCTCGGTATTGGCAttggtttgttcgaggtaagtaacacttctaaacttggtgtcgtgggtatgaaaccccgaattacatgttatgtgattattgTTGAGGTGATGCGGATGCTagttgacgggcgtgtgggtttgtgactccgttatttctatggtactgtgtagttacttgATCTTACCTATAACTATGAAATTTCTACGTATTCGAGCTATTGATtcgtgatccatgttagaaaccatgtctaggctacatgcttatcctgttgggacccactgaggtcatttctattgtTGAGCTATCTGCTTTCATTgtattacatactcagtcataggCATTCATATgcttatcatatctcagtctctgttaccatttattcatatatcacatcattatttttgggatGATTCTTCATGAcattgagagcccaagagactggagagattgatgactgagtaaagccgaggacctgattgtgaggatattgatactatagcacatgagttgtccgtgcagttagagtacttgggctgaaggaccccctccagagtctgtagacacccctagtgagtgcaactgctgagtgccgagtgctgagtgattgtgaggattgagtgactgtgaggactgggtagctgtgatgactgagtgactgggaggatttagtgaattgatactctgagagtatgcatatggttttatcatttTGTCGCATCGCATtcggcatgcacacttgacatacaggcatagagaagcatttttcctcatgctatacagtatcatgtcattcatgacttctcacacatattgacttACTCACATATTAAAATAACTGCCATGGCTTCAACAAAAGTTTTCTTGATTTTCCTTTTGGCTGCATTAATCGCAACCCCCGTTGTAGTTGCCCAACTTGGTTCAATACGTATAAGCGGGGTGGTATTTTGCAGCGTTAATGGCACTTTAGATGTCATCAACGGACTCACCCCCAAAATATTTCTTAGTAAGTTTTTTATTTTGTACGTAgacctattatatatatatatataccaaaagGGAACTCTCCCTAATTGAATAAAAAATTAGCCATATATACACACTAAATCCTATGATAGATATCGTAAGTGGTATTATTAACCTATGATATATGAGTATATATATACTGTCAGATGATCCAAGAGAAAACTACAAGTACACTTTCTTAAAAGTTAGGAAGATTTCTTGATTTGAAGTCTAAGTGAAATAACACTGCATCTATTATTCCTTTCATAACAATGGGTGAGGATGGTATAAACATAGAGTAACTTGAGTCGAATGAATTCTACACTCAGAGTCATAAGATGCATATGGCCCTACCCCATCATAAAACGTTTCTGCATGTTGAACTGTATGATCATTGCATCTAAAAGTTTAAAAAGTGTGAGATAATATCTTTTTATTtagataattaattttattttcaacATGTCCACTAAAATGCAAAGTTGATCTAATTgcgtaaataatattaatatcatTTAACTTTGCAGATGCATCAGTGCAATTGCGGTGTGGAGCAAGAAATGTGATATCAAGTACCATAACAAATAGATCAGGAGTAATTTCCTTGGTGATGGATTCTCATGTAAATACTTTGCCATTGCTATTAATCAACTGCCTTTTAGTAGTTGCAACTCCACTTTCAACATGTAATGCGAGCTTACCATCTGTTGGGCTTTTGGCATCATCCTTGAACCTTGTAAATATCGGTATTGGCGGTGTCGGCGGTGTTATTAGTGTCAGTTTAGGTCCTATCGATTTTATACTTAATCTTAACCTCATTTTATAGTGAATGAGCTAGCCTGCTAGTGCTTAATTTGTACTACTACTATGCATTAGCTAGTTAACCTTCTTGGCCAGCTGCTTACTGCACGAATAAGGATTGTTGTTTCTACTCGTGAATAAAGTACAAATAATATTCGCAAGACTTATATTGGAGCCGTAATTGTGAAAAGATTGGAAGATCTGGCCAAAGCTCCAAGCCTACCCTACCCGAAAAAAAGTTTCAGCTATTGATGTAGCCTCTTGTCGATACTACTAGATAAGATACAGTTCTTGTACTACTTGATTGACTGGTAAGAAAGAGCTTCCAGTCGTCGGCATTCTATAAGCGACTTGACCGAGTAGAACACATTATGAGAGATGTTGAAGGGGGCTGGTTGCTCCGTCGACGAGTTTTTCCAGCATGAGTTCGTACTTGAGTTCAAGCTCCTACTTCGAAGTAAGCCTCGATCCAGTTCCCGTTCTTTTCCGGTGCACTCGCTTTATATCTCCGACACACAAGGAAGGACGCGGTGGGAAGGAAGCTAATAGTATTGCGTGtgttttaattttatatatagcTTTGCCTTGTTTATTACCCTGTATTATTTTTTGTTTCATACATGTGGCAATGACTCTAGAATGAGTTTCGACCTAACAGCTCTACATAGTAAGGACACATGAAATGAGAATGAAGGGACATAAAAAGAGAATATAGTAAAAGCGGGATAAGATAAAATTAAGGAAGAGACAGTAATATGATAATGCATATCAAACGATAAGATAATAAATACTAATAAAAATAAcgaataaaacaaaaataatatcatattcAAGGTTATATAATGATGGGACCCAATAAAGTATCTGACAAGGTATAATACCCAAAATTGGGGTATCATGCTTGGTGGGATTAATGAGAaataagatatttattattagtTCTATCAATGATATCTCTAGGAAAGGGAAAATGAAAGTTTATCTCATGATCCAAATCcgaacctgtcgtgatgacgcctatcaaaTTACTAGAAAAACCAAAAATTACATAATAACTACGCATTTTAAATTAAAAACATGATttaataggtccaatagtggaatgtctcataaataactgataaAAATAACTGCAACTCTACTACAATAATCCCAAAATACTAGTGTCACCAAGCACATGAGCTACTAATGTAAACATAGTCTAAAATTCTAGTATAACTGTCTGAGAAGATAGAACAatactgaaataaaataaaataaaggagagtcaaggtttgcggacaTCATCACAGCAACCTCGAGGTCTCCGAACAGGTACTATCACCACTCAAGCAATCACCGCATCTAgatatacttggatctgcacccgaagtgtagagtgtagtatgagtacaaccgacccaatatactcaataagtaacatgagtaactttggactgaaagcagtgacgagctcagaaagatACTGTCCGAATACAAATGACGACAACACTAATATAACAAGATAATGACACTAATAACTCAGAGAAGTTTCGTATTCAACTTGTACATAGTacagaaatttaggcatgctttcaagttcaacaatttaagctcagcattgataaaatatgccaagtacaacTAGTATGagaaatgttacatctctatgcctacatgtcaaatatgtatGTGAAATGCAATGCATCATAGTGATATTCCCAGGTACTTACACTTTAAGAGTACTCAATTTGTCAAACTCAAACTCGTACTCATCACACATAAtaactcagcattgtacggtaccTGCGCTAACTACTGGTATGTCACACTCTCGAAGGGCgaatcctacccaagcgctaatataaagccaatatggcatactgcgacgtgcaacccaatctAATAATAATAAACAAGCCAATGAGGCCTTCTGCGGCATGTAGgccaatccataataataataataataataataataataataataataataataataataataataataataataataataataataataataataataataataaatataaatctaatatggcatgttgcgacgtgcaatccgatccacaatatcactcacaacacggctctcagTCCCCAACTCAGtgatcaatctctccagtatcaCGGGCTCACATATCTCATACCACTCAAcctaaacaatgataacatgatgtaatcTTGAATGATAGCATGTACTGAGATATgttatgcaaatgaatgaatatgactgagtacataattgcaacttaagtaaataactcaatagcaTAAATAACCTCAGTGGATtccaacagaataagcacatagcctaaacatgatttctaatatgattcacaactcaattactctaacatgtAGAAATTACACGGATAGAAACAAGACTAGCTAACTACACAGTATCGCAGAATCAACCCAATCataattaccacggtgcacgcccaaacgttgtcacgaccctaattttcctCTGTATgatgtcatgatggaacctagtctatatgactaggtaagcctaacagttaATGAACACTTGGCATAAATATTTaacaaaatacaaaaaacaaaGCTGAATATCtgatataaacttccaaaatcAGAATCCACAACAATACACTCCCTAAGACCGGTTGAACTGAGTCATAATCTCTAGAGAGTGAGACTAGAATATATACTACATCACTAtctaaaagaaaataaacaatAATTAAGgataagggaaggtgactctaTGGCTTGCGGGCGCCGAGCAGGCATACCTTATGTAATGACCTAGCCCTGATTccctatttattgattcatctatgttgtattgttgttatgtgactttttggggtagttggttttggtttcaggtgagttttggagtgaaatgggacacatagtcccaaagttggaagtttaagttgaaggaattgaccatagttttatttttgtgtaaacgactccaaaatagagttttgacggttccattagctctgcatggtgattttggacttaggagcatgtccggatatttatttggaggtccgtaggtcgtttcgtcTTGAATTGGCAAattttagaaagttgaaggtttggaaggttaaaaAATTTAACCATGAGTTGACTTTACTGATATCGGAGTCGAATTCCTATTCCCAAAGTTTTAAtaggtctgtcatgtcatttaggacttgtgtgcaaaatttgaagtcaatcgaaattcttttggtatgattcgacgttagttttggaagtcgaatgttcatagtttcaataagCTTGATTTGGAttgcgattcatagaatcgatgtcgtttgatgtgatttttggcctcgaataggtccataatatgttattgaacttgttggtatattcagacgggttTCGAGGGTCCCGAGTGTGAGTCAGATTGAAATTGGATCATTTTTGGATGTGATTGAATTGTTGAAGCTACTGGTTTTCTGTTCTGGTTTTCTtatatgcgttcgcgaaggttctcTCTCCATCGCGTAGAGTCATCTGCGACTATGGGATTtttctcttcacgttcgcgaaggtaagGGTGCGATCGCGAAGTTTGCTGATCTTGTTAATCGCttactttttgtttctttttaaagattacaactttattatttggaatagCTTCATATAGTTTGTacttatggtatgaagttgttttggctagattcaagccgttcggagttggataatcacgGGAAAAGCTTACTAGTGGATTCAGTTAGCATGTTTTGAGGTAGGTGTCTTGCCTAACGTTGtctgggggaattaccccttagaattggtgttgttttgtgatattgtgatatgtggaaaccgtgtacgcaaggtgaagagtacgtacacggtctaaatgtggtaattgaccgggtttagctatgtagattcctttcatgttTTTAATTGAGTTTCCATAATATGTTATACTCATCATttgtctatcttcacatgctttacttgacatCGTTAATACTTGTCTTAcccttaattgctacttgtctttGCATGTTTAGTTCAAGTTATTGTTCtctatattttccttatttattatttaacaaTTGAGctccttatttgaagttgttatttcgtggaatatcttattgttgaatttggtattgagttataaaggccgtgattcacattgaggcaaagtggtcaatttgttgaaatactattcttgtgaGTCATTCActttcggttgttattgttgagactcta
Protein-coding sequences here:
- the LOC104093885 gene encoding phylloplanin-like encodes the protein MASTKVFLIFLLAALIATPVVVAQLGSIRISGVVFCSVNGTLDVINGLTPKIFLNASVQLRCGARNVISSTITNRSGVISLVMDSHVNTLPLLLINCLLVVATPLSTCNASLPSVGLLASSLNLVNIGIGGVGGVISVSLGPIDFILNLNLIL